The region CGAGAATTTCGGGCGTGTAGCTCAGCGGGAGAGCACTTCGTTGACATCGAAGGGGTCACAGGTTCAATCCCTGTCACGCCCACCATTATTGCGCTGATTGAAGGTTCATGAAGCGTGGGTTGATCACAAGTCAGGCGCATGAGAATGCTGCTGCTTGGTGACCGGCCAGGAGGATGTGAGCGCCTTTGGCGCTCATTTGGTTTTAGAGAAGCAGGACCCTCACGGGGGACAGTGACATGAAGATCAAGAACTCGCTCAAATCGCTGATGGCCCGTCACCGCGAGAACCGCATGGTTCGCCGGAAAGGCCGCGTCTACATCATCAACAAGAAAAACCCGCGTTTCAAAGCACGCCAGGGCTGATCTTGCTGCTGCGCAACGCGCTGCGGGGAACCTGAAAAATCCTTTCCGGGTGAAGCGGTTAGACCGCAGACCCGTGGGAATTTCGGGCCGCGGCGGCCAAAGCGCACGAAGATGTGTCAAATTCCCCGATTGACCGCCGCATTCAACGACCCATAATCGTTGAATGCGGATTTTTGTACTTGCCCTTCTCTATGCGCTGAGCGCGGCGATCGCCACTGCACAACCGGTGCCGGATCTCGGCCCGAATGCCGAGCCGCCGTCTGCGGACGACTTCAGCAGCCCGTTGCCGGAAGATCAGCCGGAAGAGGGCGGCGAGGTGGTTGTCGAGGAAGCCGAACCGGGCGAGGAAGAGTCGCGCCTTGACGCGCTCTATTCCGAACTGGCCAAGGCGGAGTCGCCCCAGGCCGCGGAGCGCATTGCCCGGCAGATCCAGATGCTCTGGATAGAGTCTGGCAGCGACACGGTCGACGTGCTCATGTCTCGCGCTGGGAAAGCCATCCAGGCAGACGAATTCGGCCTGGCGCTCGATCTTCTCGACGTCGTGGTGCTCATGAAGCCCTCCTATGCCGAAGGCTGGAACCGGCGGGCGACCGTTCACTACATGCGCGAGGACTTCGGCAAGTCCCTGGTCGATATCGAGCGCACGCTCTCGCTTGAACCCCGCCATTGGGGCGCCCTGTCCGGACTGGCCATCATCCAGCGCCGCCTGGGCTTCGAAACTGAATCGCTGACGACATTCAGACGGGCGCTTGAGGTTCATCCCGGGCTTGAGAACGCCACGAAGGCGATCGAGGATCTGCAAAAAGGAGCCGAGGGCGAGCCGGTTTGAGGTCCTGCCTTTTCTGCCTCATCCTGCCATTGCACCCGACTGCCGCAGAATGGCCGGCTTTCCGCGCCATGGCTCTTGATCGATGACAACCGGTATCGTTCTGTTCTTCCCTGTCGCGCTTGCGTGTCTGGCCGCCGCCTATACGGCCTGGCGATCCGGGCGAATATCCGCTCAGTCGAAACCTGACGGCTCCTTTGCCGTCGTCGACGGGGTGAAGCTGCATTATCATTTTGTTTCGGCCGGTGAAGGCAACCAGGACAAGCCGGTGCTGGTGTTTCTCCATGGAGCCGGTGGCAACGCTTACGATACCAAACTGGCGTTTCTGGAAGCGTTTCGCGGCCGCTACCCGCTGCTTTTCCCCGACCGGCCAGGTCTTGGGCACTCCGACAGAAGATCTCCCGAACACAATTCGCCGGCCGGGCAGGCACAGGCGATCGCCGCGTTGCTCGAGCATCTGGATATCAGGTCCGCCATTGTGATCGGCCATTCTTTCGGCAGCGCCGTTGCGGCCGCCCTGGGACTTGTCGCCCCGGAGCGGGTCAAGGGCCTCGCCTTCCTGGCGCCGGCGGCCTATCCGTGGCCAGGCGGTGTCACCTGGTATCACACCGTTGCCGCCTTGCCGGTCATCGGCCCGCTGTTCTGCCGGACTGTGACCCTGCCGGTTGCCGAACGGATGGCGGCCCGCGCCATCGAAGTGACCTTTCATCCCGATCCGCCGCCCTCCGGCTACGCGACCGCGATCAGGCTGCCGCTCCTGTTCCGCCCAGGTAGTTTCAGAGCCAACTCAAGTGATATTGCAGCATTGAACGGGGCGCTGGCGGAGCAATCGAAACGGCACACGGCCTTGAGGCAACCGGCGCTGATCGTCACCGGAACCGAAGACACGATCGTCTGGCCGTCTATTCACAGCGAAGGTTTGCTGAAAGACCTGCCGAATGCGGAACTGCTGGTGCTCGACAATGCCGGCCACATGCCGCATCACACGCATACAAATGAGATTGTCCCGGCGCTGGAGAGGCTGGCCGCCCGCGTGCAGGAAGACGCGGCGGAGACCGGCGGAGCTCGGCAACCGGCTCGAGGCCAGCCGGAGCCGGCCTGATAAATCTCTCCGTCCCCGGTGCAGGCCGTTCCTCGCCGAAATGCTCTATTTCTGCCGAGACAAAAAAGACGGCCGATGGCCGCCTTTTGTTTTAAACGATTAGGATGTCAAATCCCGCCCTGACCGTCATTGCCGACAAAGGCAATCCGCAGCATGTTGGTCGATCCCGGCGTCCCGAAGGGCACGCCCGCGGTTACGATGATGCGCTGGCCCGGCTTTGCGAACTCCTCCGAAAAGGAGATGCGGCAGGCGCGGTCGATCATGTCTTCCTCGTTGGCGGCGTCCTCACTGACAACGCAGTGCAGGCCCCATCCGAGAGACAGCCGGCGGGCGGTGGCCATTACCGGCGAGAGCACAATGACGGGGCAGGCGGGCCGCTCGCGGGAGGCGCGCAGGCCGGTCGCGCCCGAGGTCGTGTAGCAGACGACCGCTGCCAGATTGAGCGTCTCTGCGATCTGGCGGGCCGCGGCGGAGATCGCATCGGCTCCTGTCGCTTCCGGTTCGGTCCGCTGCGCATAGATGATGTTGCGGTAGTTGCTGTCCTGTTCGACCTGATGGGCGATCTTGTCCATCGTCGTCACAGCTTCGATCGGATAATCGCCGGCGGCTGATTCGGCCGACAGCATGACCGCATCGGCACCTTCGAACACCGCCGTTGCGACGTCGGAGACTTCCGCGCGGGTCGGGACCGGAGAGGAAATCATCGATTCCAGCATCTGCGTTGCAATGACGACCGGCTTGCCGGCACGGCGGCAGGCGCGGGTGATGCGCTTCTGCAGTCCGGGGACCTGCTCCAGCGGCATTTCCACGCCAAGATCGCCGCGGGCGACCATGACGGCGTCGGAAAGCTCGATGATTTCATCGAGGCGCCCGATGGCCTGCGGCTTCTCGATCTTGGCAAGAACGCCGGCGCGGCCGCGGGTGATCTTGCGGACCTCGGCCAGGTCGTCCGGGCGCTGAACGAAGGACAGCGCGACCCAATCGACATTCTGGTCGAGCGCCGCGATGAGGTCCTTGTGATCCTTGTCCGTCATCGCGCTGGTCGCGATCTCGGTATCCGGAACACTGATGCCCTTGCGGTCGGACAGCTTGCCGCCGACGATCACTTCCGTCACGGCCCGTGTCCGGGTCGCTTCGACGACTTTCAGCTGGACCTTGCCGTCATCCAGCAGCAGCCGGTGACCGGGCTCAAGCGCTTCCAGAATTTCAGGATGTGGAAGATGGACGCGGTTGACGTCGCCGCCGGATGTGTCGGCGTCCAGCGCAAAGCTTGCGCCGTTCTCCAGCATGACCGGGCCGTTTGCAAAAGTCCCCACGCGCAGTTTCGGCCCCTGAAGGTCGGCCAGAATACCAATCGGCCGTCCGACCTTGCCCTCGACAGAACGGATGCGTTCGACAAGCATCTTCAGACGATCATGATCCGTATGGCTCATGTTGATGCGGAATACATCCGCACCGGAGCGATACAATTTTTCGATGATGTCTTGTTCTGAGGAGGAGGGTCCGAGAGTTGCTAGAATCTTGACTCGCCGGTTACGCCTCATCGCCCACCTGTTCCCTGTTGCACGGGTTCGGTCAGCTGGACAGTCCAGCTGCTCTGTTCTCCCGTGTCGATTTCAAAAAAGCCTGTCCGCTCAAAGCCTCGAGCTACACAGTCCGCAATCCCGCGAATGGTGAATTCCTTTTCCCGGGTGCACATGAATGCCCGGCCGCCCCATTCGCCGAATTGGTCGTAATCAACTGCGTAGATGTAATAGTATCGTGACACAAGAGCCCCTGGTACCAGCGTCTCGCAGGAGTTGGAGGAAAGGTTCCACCATCCTTCGGTGACCCACTCGGTCTTGTCCTTGTAACCGATGGCCACGCCAACCTGGCTGTCGGTCTTGTTGCAGAGCCGCAGGTCAGCCTTCGCTTCGTCGCTGATTGCCGGGAGAATGAATAGGGCCAGAAGCCCGGCATAGACAGCTTTCATGGGCATGCCAATACGTGCCCGAAACCTGCCCTGGTACCGTTCCCCAACCTCAAACATATGCAGTCGTTCACTTTGCTGCTTTACAGACATTCGCTTTTTGCGTTGGCAAGCGTGTCTTGTCAACGTCGTTAACAGGATTCAGGGGAGCTTTCGCCCAACCTTCTCTCCGCATACCGCTCAAACATTTCTGTCCAGAATATCGGCTATACCTCCTTTGAGGTCAGAAATGGGGCGGGAACATGACCGAATACGTTCTGATAAAATTTAGCGGCTAATAAATCGTATATAAAGGCGTATAACCCTCGGTGATATAACCGTTATCTCCCCGTATGCCGCCTGGGGTCGACCCCTGTGGGGTGCGTCGATTCGCCGGGGAGCCGGTGCATTCCGACTTGGTTCCTGAAGCAGATTGCCTTAAATCTGTCCGCCCGTGACGCCTCAATCCCCTGACCTTTTCACGAAGCGAGAAATGACCAGACCTGCAGCCGCTGCCGGCGAGATCTTTGAGCCGACCGAATATATCGATGGAGATTTCAATTCCGGAATCCTGTTGTTGTGCGACCATGCGCGCAACACGGTGCCGCGGGAATATGGCAATCTCGGCGTTCCGCCGGAGCAGTTCGAGCGTCATATCGGCTACGACATCGGGGCGCGGGCCGTGACGCTTGAACTGGCAAGGCGGCTCAACGCCCCCGCCTGCCTGACGACCTTTTCCCGTCTTCTGATCGATCCCAACCGGGGAGACGACGATCCCACCCTGATCATGCGCTTGTCGGACGGGGCGGTTGTCCCCGGCAATGCGAGGGCGGATGCCGGGGAACGGGCCCGCCGCATCGACCTGTTTCACCGGCCTTACCATCAGCTGATCGAGAGAACCCTGGACGCGATGATCGCCGAGGCGGCCCCGCCGGTGATCTTTTCGATCCACAGCTTCACGCCGGTCTGGCGCGGTGTTCCCCGCCCCTGGCATGTTACCGTGTTGTGGGACAGCGACCCCAGAGCCGTGGAGCCGCTGCTGGACGGCCTGCGGACGCAGGAGGGGCTGATTGTCGGCGACAACGAACCCTATGACGGCGCTCTCAAAAACGACACAATGTACCAGCACGCCACGCAGCGGGGACTGGCCCAGGCTCTTCTGGAACTGCGGCAGGATCTGATCGCGGACGAAGCGGGCGCGATGGAGTGGGCCGGCCGGCTGGAGCCCGTCTTGAGGAAAATTGCCGGGCTGCCCGGCTGCCGGCAGATCCGGCATTTCAAATCTCGCTGTGGTGGGGACTGAAGGTCCCTCGACGGCCAACGGGAATGAGGAGTTCAACGGGATGGATGAACAGACCAAACTGGAATTGGAAGCTGCGGTGTTCAGGCGCCTGGTCGAGCATTTGCGCAACCGCACGGACGTTCAGAATATCGACATGATGAACCTGGCGGGTTTCTGCAGGAACTGCCTTTCCAACTGGTATCAGGACGCCGCCGCCGACAAGGGGCTGGATCTGGAAAAGGCGGAGGCCCGCGAAATCGTCTATGGCATGCCGTATGACGAGTGGAAGTCGAAATACCAGACCGAAGCGTCCGCGGATCAGGCGACCGCATTCGAGAAAAACAGGCCGCAGCACTAGTTTACCGACCCTGGCGCAACCAGCGTTTAGAAGAACGCGCAGGATGCTGCGGCACAGTGGCATCGACCGGCTTTTGAACAGGCGCTGACCAGGCCTTCCGCCAATCCAAAAAGGACTGCTTGACGGCTTGCGGGAAGTCTGGCACGGCACGGTCGGTTTTTTTGGGGCGGCGGCGGATTCGCATTCGCACGCGCCGCCCGTCAACAGGTCAAGAACAAGGAAAAAGGAGAACTATGTCCATGTCCGATCCGGGTGGAGTGGCTGCCGATCAGCTGCGGGCTTTCGTCGAACGCATCGAGCGTCTTGAAGAGGAAAAGAAGGTCATCTCGGATGACATCAAGGACGTCTACGCCGAAGCCAAGGGCAACGGCTACGATGTGAAGATCCTCCGCAAGGTCGTGTCACTGCGCAAGAAGCAGCCGCATGAGCGCGAGGAAGAAGAAGCCGTGCTGGATCTCTACCTTCATGCGCTCGGCATGGCAGGCCCCTCCGAAGGCTGATCGCCAGGCATTTCCGTCACGAAAAAGAGCGGCCAAACGGCCGCTCTTTTTTTGTTCTCTTTTTCACCTGCTTCGGGTGCTAGCGGGCGAACCGCACGGGCAGAATCACGACTGCCGGGCCATCGAACTTGTCGGTTCGCAAATTGCCGTAGGGGGACCGTTCGAAACTTGCCGCAACGAACCGGTTTCCGGGCATCATCACGTTGTTCAACTGGCGCTGATTGGGATGGCTCAGCCAGGCAAAGGCCTGATGGCGGGTGGTGCCCGCGCCGGACAACAGGGCAGGGGCCGACTTGTCCGGCAAGCTGGCGAAACCGGCAAGCGGATCGACGATCTCGTCCCGCGGAATGCGTCCGGAAACGGAGGCTTGCGTGGCGCTGTTCGTTACCGGGCCTACGGCGGCGCGGCGATCGGCTTCATCCTTGGTCTGCGTCATGGTGGCCGACGGGACCAGGGAACGGCTCAGGCTCTGCGGTGCCGGGCCCGCGGACGCATAGGCCAGCGTTGTCTCAGGACGCGGTTCGGGCGCAGGGGCCGATCCAGTGGCGGCCGCAATCGCCGCCACCGGATCATCCGTCGGGGCTGCATCCGGAGCGGGACCGGAATCCGTGAGCCCAAGATTGGCAGCGGCCTCTTTCGCCGCATCGCTCAGGCCTCGGTTGGGCTTTTGAAGCGGAGCGCGGGCAACCTGGAAGCGCGCGTCGATCGTCTGGTTCGTGGGAGCGGGCTGTCCTGAATCAAGTGCTGCGCGCTGACTGTCCAGCGTGTTCGGGGCCGGCGCCGCGCTGGCCACGACCGAGGGGGTGCCGGAACGTCGGCTTCCGGTTTGAGGACCGGAGCAGCGCTTGCAACGGCGATCGGCTCGTTCGGGACCGGGGCCTCTTCAGGCGTGGTTTCGAGGACTTTGGGCAGCGGTACCGGCGGGTTCTCGATGACCGGCGATGCTTCCGCCGCCACAGGCGCAGGCGGTTTGTTGCCGACCGCGCCGGGCCGTGCGGCCTGTTCGCCGCGATCCCGGCCGCCGCCAAACAGGCTGGCGAACAGATTGCCGCCGCCGGATGGTTTTTCGCTGCTGTCGGCGGATACCGGAATCGGCTTGCCGGGGTTCGTAAGGCTCTGATTGCGCGTGTTGGGCTGGCTCGAGGCGACGATTGTCGGCTTGCTCCTCTTTCCGGATTTTTCCTCCGCAAGGGCAATCTTGTAACCGCTGAGCGGCTTGCCGTCCGAGGGAATGTGCAGGGTCTTGCCATCCGGGAAGACCTTGGCAAGCTGCGACCGGCTCATGCGCGGCCAATGGCGCACGGTGCCGGTGTCCATATGCACGAACGGCGAACCGGATGTCGGGTAATAGCCGACGCCGCCGATCTCCTTGCGCAATCCCGTTGCCCGCAGTTTGGACAGGTCGACGCCGGGGATGTAGAAATCCATCGCCCTGCCGAGTGTGTGCTGGCTGTTCTTGGCAACCCCGGAGGAGCGCTTGCGCAACATGTTGTTGGTGGCCGGTGACCGGTAACTGGAGACGACGTAGATGGAATCCCGGGCGCCCACCTGCTGATAGACTTCCCAGACCAGATCCAGAAGTTCCGGATCCATCTTGGTTATCTCGTTGCGCCGCCAGTCGCGCAGAAAGCGGTTGGCCTCGCGCAGACCGTCGGGCAGGTAGCGGCCGTTTTTCTTGAACGTGATCGATACACGCTCTTTGGTATGGGTGTTGTACAGCTTGAGCGTGCGTGTTTCAGCACGTGCGGCAGCCGTAAGGCAGACGGAAATCACTGTGAGCGCGCCGAGGGTTTTCGCCACACGCTTCAGCCAGCCGACGGCGTCGAAATCAATCAACAGGTTACGCAAAATCTATCTCGCCGTTTGTGATGGCTTCACCCATCCCGTGTCCCCCAGCGGGAGAATTACGATTAACCGCTGCAGGTTAAGAAGTTTTTACCTTAATTCCACTTGCGTGATAATCGTGGCGAATATGCAACGGCGCAAGTGGAAATGCAGTAGAAGTCCCCAAGTGAGCTGATTAGCCGCAGAATGCGTCAAAAAATCGTCCTATTGCCAGATCCTGGGAGCAAATTGCCGTATTTCACGCGGCATTGTCCCTGCCTGCCTCCTCAAGGCCGTATTCCTTGAGCTTGCGGTAGAGCGTGGAGCGGCCGATGCCGAGCCGTTTTGCGACTTCCGTCATGCGGCCCGAATAGTGGTTGATCGCGGCGCGGATCAGTTCCTCCTCGACGTCGGTCAACTTGCGGACGTGGCCCTCCGGATCGAGGTTGCGCATGAAACCGAACGGCGCCGACTGTTCGAAGCCGGCCTGGGGAGCCGCTTGAGCCTCCTGAGGCCGCGCCGCGGTCTGAACCGGCTGGCCCCGAGCCGTGTTCTCAGGCGCGGGGGAAGGTGCCGGGCCGGCAGCCGGTATCGACGTGTGTTCGGTGGCGGCCGCGATCTGCGGGAAATCGTTGACGGTCAGCTGTGCGCCGTCGCACAGGACCACTGCCCGGAAGACCGCATTTTCCAGCTGCCGGATATTGCCCGGCCAATTGTATTCCTGAAGCATCGCGATCGTGTCGGGCGTCACGCCGGCGACCTGGGGCTTGCCTTCCTCGGCCGCGAACCTTGCCAGAAAGTGGCGCGTCAGGGCCGGGATGTCCTCCCGGCGGTCCCGCAGGGGCGGAATCCAGATCGGGAACACGTTCAGCCGGTAATAGAGGTCTTCGCGGAAGACGCCTTCCTTCACCTGGTCGATCAGGCGGCGGTTGGTTGCCGAGATCAGCCGGAAATCCACCTTGACCGGGCGCCTTGCGCCGATCGGGTCGATCTCGCTCTCCTGGATCGCCCGCAGCAGCTTGACCTGCACGTCCTGCGGCAGTTCGCCGACCTCGTCGAGAAAAAGCGTGCCGCCGTGGGCTTCCTGGAATTTGCCGACATGCTTGTCGACGGCTCCGGTAAACGCACCCTTCTCGTGGCCGAAAAGGATCGATTCGACGAGGTTTTCGGGAATGGCGCCGCAATTGACGGTGACCAGCGGCTTGGACTTGCGATCGCTCGAACCCTGAATGGCGCTGGCGATCATTTCCTTGCCGACACCGCTTTCCCCTTCGATCAGGATCGGAATGTTGGAAGCGGCCGCCCGCTTGCCCAGATTGATCACACGCTCCATCGCGGCCGAATGGGTGATGATGTCATCGAACGTCAGCGTGCCGGACGCCTGTTTGCGGAACCGCGTGATCTCGCCCTCCAGTGCGGAGGTCTTCAGCAGGTTGCGGATGGAGACATTCAACCGCTCCGGGGCGACCGGCTTGACCACGAAGTCCTGCGCGCCGGCGTTCATCACGTTGACGACGGTGTCGATGCCGCCGTGAGCGGTCTGGACGATGACCGGCGTTGCGATCTTGTCGCCGCGCAGCCGCTGCAGCACGCCAAGTCCGTCCAGTTCCGGCATGACCATGTCGAGGATGATCAGGTCGATTTCGCTGGCTTCCGGGCCGGTCATCACCCGGACGGCTTCGGCGCCATTCTCCGCGGTCTTGGACCGGTAGCCGAATTTCTTGACGGCCTCCTGGAGGAGGCGGCGCTGGATCGGGTCGTCGTCTACAATGAGAATTTTGCCGCTGAGTGCTTGCATTGCCTGCTTCGATCGGTTCGCGATTGTCTCGTTTCGAACCATTCTGGTCGCAATTGGGTAAACAAATCGTCCAAGCCGAACCAAAAAAGTTTTGCTTTTGCAATTGCGAGGCGTGGTATGCCCGGCCTACTAATTCGTGACACGAAATACCGGCGCCCTTTTCCGGGCACCCGTTCACCGGAGTGAAAAATGCCGATGATGCCGCACCCTGTTTTCGCGCCTCATTCGTCCGCGTCCGCCGAGCTTGGTGATTTGCCGGAATGGGACCTGACGGATCTTTATCCGGCTGTGAATGCGCCGGAAGTGGCTGCCGACCTGAAGGAGAGCCTGGAGCGGTCGAAAACCTTCGAAGCCTCCTACAAGGGCCGTCTGGGCGAGCTTGCAAAGGACAATGTGCCGGCCCTGGTGACGGCCATCCGCGCCTATGAGGATCTGGAAGACCTCATGGGCCGCCTGATCTCCTTTGCCGGGCTGCTCTATTCGGAAAACACCATCGATCCGGCGGCGCAGAAGTTTTACGGCGACGTGCAGGAGCAGATCACGACCGCCAGCTCGCATCTGCTGTTCTTCACGTTGGAACTCAACAAGATCGACGACGCCGTGATGGACGCGGCCCTGGAGGACGTCCAACTTGCGCATTACCGACCGTGGATCGAAGACCTGCGCAAAGGCAAGCCCTATCAGCTGGAAGACCGGGTCGAGCAGCTGTTTCATGAAAAATCGGTCACCGGGCCGAGCGCCTGGAACCGGCTCTTCGATGAAACCATGGCTTCACTGAAGTTCGAGATGGACGGCGAGGAACTTTCCATCGAGCAGACGCTCAATCTGCTGGTGGATCCGTCGCCGGAAAAGCGGCGTCTTGCCTCGGAGGCCCTGACGAAAACCTTCAAGGCCAACCTGAGGACCTTTACCCTCATCACCAACACCCTGGCGAAGGACAAGGAGATCTCCGACCGCTGGCGCAGTTTTGCCGACATCGCCGACAGCCGGCATCTGGCAAACCGGGTGGAGCGCGAAGTGGTCGACGCGATGGTGACGGCGGTGCGGGACGCTTATCCGCGCCTGTCGCACCGCTATTACAAGCTGAAGGCCAAGTGGCTGGGCATGGACCAGCTCAACACCTGGGACCGGAACGCACCGCTTCCCGATGCCGACACACGGGTGATCCCCTGGGATGAGGCGAAGAACACGGTTCTGTCGGCCTATGGCAGCTTTTCGCCCGACATGGCCGAGATTGCGGGACGGTTCTTCGACAAGGGCTGGATCCATGCGCCGGCCCGCTCGGGCAAGGCGCCGGGCGCCTTCGCCCATCCGACGGTTCCGAGCGCGCATCCCTATGTCCTGGTCAATTACCAGGGCAAGATCCGCGATGTGATGACCCTGGCCCATGAACTGGGCCATGGCGTGCATCAGGTGCTTGCCGGCCCGAATGGGCCGCTGATGGCGCCGACGCCGCTGACCCTGGCGGAAACCGCAAGCGTCTTCGGCGAAATGCTGACGTTCAAATCGCTGCTGGAAAAGGCCGCCGATCCGCGGACCCGCAAGATCATGCTGGCCGCCAAGGCCGAGGACATGATCAACACGGTGGTCCGGCAGATTGCCTTCTACACGTTTGAGCGCAAGGTCCATACGGAGCGGCGCAACGGTGAACTGACGTCCGACAAGATCGGCGAGCTGTGGCTGTCCGTCCAGGCCGAGAGCCTTGGCCCGGCAATCAGGCTGAGCGAAGGCTACGAGACCTTCTGGACCTACATTCCGCATTTCGTTCATTCGCCGTTCTACGTCTACGCCTATGCCTTCGGCGATTGCCTGGTCAACTCGCTGTACGCCGTCTATGAGGAGGCGGAAACGGGCTTTCAGGAGAAGTATTTCGATCTTCTGAAGGCGGGCGGCACAAAGCACCATTCGGAATTGCTCGCACCCTTCGGTCTGGACGCCTCCGACCCGGATTTCTGGAAGAAGGGTCTTTCGGTGATCGAGCGGATCATCGACGAGCTTGAAGAGCTCGACCGGGCGTGAGGACGCAAAGCGCTGCGCATGAAGCCAGGATCGTCGCCACCTTTTCAGCACACGCCCTATGACGGTTCGAGCCAGCCCTTCACGGTCGGCCTGAAGCCGGTCGGCGAGGAGGCCTGGCTTGAGCCGGACCCGTTCCTCGGCGCCCACCTGGCGGAAAAGGAGCGGCTGTTTCAGGAAAAGCGGGAAGATGTCTTCCGGGCGGAGGCGGACACCGACGCCGCGCAGGAAGAGGTGTTGAGGCTCATTGCGGACCATCTGAGGTGCCATCACGGCACGACACATCGGCCCGCGGACGGCGGCTTTCACATACCGTCGGCCGGGCGGCGGGTTTCGCTGGACGGCAGGCCGGCCCTTCTCACCGCTTCGCGGCTGGTGCAGGAGGACCTGGTTGTCATGCGGGCGGGGCCCGACGGCTACCGGCTGGTGGCGGCCTCCCTGTGCTTTCCCTCTTCCTGGTCTCTGGCGGAGAAGTTCGGCCGGTCGATGACCGGCATTCATGACAACGTTCCCGGCTTCAACGGCACGCGCATGGGCCAGACGGTCGCGCGCCTGTTCGAAAACCTGAAAGCCGGGCAGCTTGTCGGTCGGTTCAACTGGTCGCTTTATCCCGATGGCGAGCTGCATCATCCGCGCCCCAAGCGGATCCGCGAGGATCTT is a window of Roseibium salinum DNA encoding:
- a CDS encoding heme-dependent oxidative N-demethylase family protein — encoded protein: MKPGSSPPFQHTPYDGSSQPFTVGLKPVGEEAWLEPDPFLGAHLAEKERLFQEKREDVFRAEADTDAAQEEVLRLIADHLRCHHGTTHRPADGGFHIPSAGRRVSLDGRPALLTASRLVQEDLVVMRAGPDGYRLVAASLCFPSSWSLAEKFGRSMTGIHDNVPGFNGTRMGQTVARLFENLKAGQLVGRFNWSLYPDGELHHPRPKRIREDLSESALARLFLRVERQTLRRLPGSGDILFTIKIHHDPLAALQDHEERAALAAGLRRQLLDLDADQLAYKGLTGTRDALAEALERRFG